Genomic segment of Mytilus edulis chromosome 12, xbMytEdul2.2, whole genome shotgun sequence:
TTAGTAGAAATCTGTTACTGTTTGGCTGGAACCGTATTACCCAAGGTGCAGCTGTGATGGTATTGTCTAACTCCGATACGGGAATGATTCTTACGAGTTGTCCAGTAGAGGTCAACTGATGAATGTTTTTAGAACCATATCCAGTGATATAAATGTTCCCGTCACTATCAACGTCCTGCCAATACGGGTATTGTAAACAAGTATTACTATACGTAAAGCTTTTTCCACCACTGCTATCTCTTTTAATAGAATTTCCACTTTCCCAGTATATGTACTCATTTTTCTTGTAACAATAAACATGCCTAATATCTGTCACTGTTTGTTTACTTCTAACTACTGTACCATTTTCAGCGTTTAACCAAGATATGTTGCTGCTATAAGCAGTAACAAATTCGTTTTCACAGAACGAAATACCACACACAGGGTTGCTTATATTTAATGTCTTGGAAATAGTCAGCGGTTTGACGTTAATAAGAAAAATATTCTGTGAATTAGACGACACAGCGACTGTTTGGTCATCCACTTTAGCTATGTCTGTTACATCGTGAGGAATATCTAACTGTTCTTGTTGCTTCCCTTTGTTGTCGTAGTACACGATCTTTTGTTGTGTATGATGGGTcaaaataatatcattattgaaGAATATTCCACTAACAGCATTTATTGTTACATCAATTGTGAAAGCTATTCCGATTTTTCCTGTATGGAAATTTGTTATCTTCATTCCGGTGAAAGAACATATAGAAGGGCGTTGTTGATCAAAAATGAAACTGCCGAGAGAGGTAATGTTTGAAATTATATCTTTATGTTCAAACTTTACGGATATAGTCCTTATTTCACGTAGAAGTTTAGAAATGTCATTTTCAGTT
This window contains:
- the LOC139499296 gene encoding uncharacterized protein; its protein translation is MTKLTETSNTLGKVLQNQKTNKENFENGIETVLQEIITLREKVFKHLDELEAKHRDEVNSSRKENSIKLDDETTDLSSLKNIVDNWKSLFEACISQGSEIQCLVKMDEILNNLPQTENDISKLLREIRTISVKFEHKDIISNITSLGSFIFDQQRPSICSFTGMKITNFHTGKIGIAFTIDVTINAVSGIFFNNDIILTHHTQQKIVYYDNKGKQQEQLDIPHDVTDIAKVDDQTVAVSSNSQNIFLINVKPLTISKTLNISNPVCGISFCENEFVTAYSSNISWLNAENGTVVRSKQTVTDIRHVYCYKKNEYIYWESGNSIKRDSSGGKSFTYSNTCLQYPYWQDVDSDGNIYITGYGSKNIHQLTSTGQLVRIIPVSELDNTITAAPWVIRFQPNSNRFLLTFDSVTKVLVCEID